A window of Halomicrobium zhouii genomic DNA:
GCTGGGCGTCCCGGAACGACTCCGGGGTGAGCACCGGCTCGACCGGGATGTCGTCGTCGAGGCGGCGGGTGTAGCGGTCGACGATTTCGGTCTCCGCCTCGTCGTCCGGGTAGTCCAGCAGTATCTTCATCGTGAAGCGGTCGCGCTGAGCCTCCGGGAGCGGGTAGGTCCCTTCCTGCTCGATGGGGTTCTGCGTCGCCAGCACGAAAAAGGGCTCAGGCAGGTCGTAGGTGTCGCCGGTGACGGTGACCTGTTGTTCCTGCATCGCCTCCAGCAGCGCGGCCTGGGTCTTCGGCGTCGCGCGGTTGATCTCGTCGGCGAGCACCACGTTCGCGAAGATGGGCCCAGGGTCGAAGACGAACTCCTGGCCCTCCGCCGTGTCCCGGACGATGTCGGTGCCGGTGACGTCCGACGGCATCAGGTCCGGCGTGTTCTGGACCCGACTGAACGAAAGCGACGTCGCGTCGGCCAGTGTCTGGACGAGCAGCGTCTTGCCCAGGCCGGGCGTGCTCTCCAGCAGGGCGTTACCGTCACAGAGCATGCACGCGAGCAACTGGTCGACGACGGCCTCCTGGCCGACGATCCGTTTTCGCACTTCGTCCCGGACGGCGTCGAGCGCGTCCTGGAGTCGCTGTACCGCCTCGTCGTCGAATTGGTTCTCAGTCATCGTCGTTTGCCTCGTTCATACGGAGCGTGTACTCCCTGACCAGTTCCGGGTCCTCGACCGACCCCGGGTCGTCGTAGCCCGCTCGCTCGGGCGAGATATCCCCGGCCGACGGGTGGCCCGCGTTCTCGTACCGGGCCCGCTCGTCGCCAGCTCCGGACCCCGACCGGTCCGACAGATTCGCCGTCAGCGCCTCGTCGCCTCGCGCGACCTCGCCGGGGTCGCCGAGGACGTCGCTGCCGTCGGTGTTCGAAATCGGGTCCGAGTCGAGGCTCTCGCTCGAATCCGGTTGCGGATCGTCGGGTCCCTGGTCGCTATCGGAACCGTCCGACCCGCCGACGGTTGGGGAATCGGCCAGCGGGTCGAGGGCGACGCCGGCGACCGTGACGTGGATGGATCCCACCGCGAGGACGAAGACGACCGCCATCCGGAGCGCCAGCCGTCGTTCGTCCAGCAGGCGGCCGCTTGAAGCGTCTTTCAGCCGGTCGAGCGCGTCGGCGTAGAGCCGCCGGGCCATCGTGTCGTCGTGCGCCGAGTGGGCCGCATCGCGGGCCGACCGGAGCGCGGCCCCGAGTTCGGGGTTGGCCGCCTCGAAGCGTTCGACCCCGTACCGGCGGGCCCGGACGACGCCGCTCGCCACCCCGACTGCGAGCCCGACGACGGCCGAGATGAGGGCTTCCGTCCCCACGGGGAGAGCCGAGATCGAGGGCACGTCCACGGCGACGACGGTCAGCCCGACGTTGACGACCAGCAGCGCGAGGACGGCGTCCGCCGTCGCGAACACGGCGGCGGCCTTGTACCCCTCCCTGCGGACCTCGTCGACGGCCGCGTCGAGCGTCTCGGGGTCGGTCACGATCCGCCCTCCACTTGCGATTCGAGTTCGTCGATCCGGTCTCTGAGGTCCTCGTTCTCCTGTTCGAGCTGGGTGATCTGTTCTTCCAGCGTCGCGACCTGCGTCTCCAGTTCGGCGTTGCGGGTCTCGACCTCGGTGGCTCGGTCACGCAACTCCTCGTTCTCGGTCTCGAGCGTCCGGCGCTCTTCGCGTTCCGTGACGACGGTCCGCTCCAGTTCGGACACCTCGTCGTCCAGTTCCTCGACTCGGTCCTGGGACTCTTCGAGGTCATCCTGGGCCTCACGTAGCTCTGCGCGAGTGGTGTTCAGCTCCCCTTCGGTCTCGTTGAGCTGCGTGATCAACGTCTGGAGGTCGTCCTGGCGCGTCGACAGGCTCTGATCGAGGTTCTCCAGCCGGGTCTGTAACTCGGTACTGTTCTCGCGCGCGGTGGCGAGTTCGGTCCGGAGCTGTGCGTTCTCCGTCCGGAGTTCCTGGTTCTGTGCCGTCACGTCGCCGACCGACGACTGGTAGTACAGCGTCGATCCGCCGATGGTCGCGGTGGTGAGGACGGCCACCACGACGAGTCCGAGGTTGAGTTTGGTTCCGACGTAGCTCATGAGTCCTGTCTCCTGTGTCTGATCGTCTGGACGCGCCGGGCGCCGACTTCGAGGACGAACAGCGCGAGCGCGGCGGCCAGGAAGAGCCACCCCCACTCGCGCTCGACGGCGCGTTCGCGAACCGAGCGCTGCCGGGCGTACTCGGCGACGGCCGCCGCGTCGTCCGCGTCGAACGTCCGGCCGCCCGTCGTCTGGACGGCGGCAGTCAGTGCCGGCGACTTGCCGAAACCGGCGTGCTCGCGCGGGTAGTCGACGGCGTAGGTCGCCTCCCGCACCGTCTGGTACCCGGCGTCGTCGTGGGTGACCGTCGCCCGGTACTCCCGCGGGCCGGTGCGGACGAACGACGGGTCGTCCGTGCCCGGGCGCTCGGACCCGCGGTAGGTGATGGTCGTCCGCTCGCCGACGCGCGTGTCCGAGACGTCGGTCACGTCCGTCGCGAGGCGCTCCGGGTCGCCGACGGCCCAGTTCACCGAGCGTGTGACGGCGAGTGAGTCCGGGCTGGTCAGGAGCCCGCCGAGGCGGCCGCTCCCGTCGTGGGCCGTGATGGCCACCGACCGGCCGAGCCCGTAGCGCCAGGCCGACATCGCCGGCGTCCCCTCCCCGCTGGCGACGAGGTAGCTCGCGCGGTCGCGAACCGAGACGTCGTTGGCCGACCCCGGCGCGGCAGTGAACCGGACGCCCTCGGTGACGAAGTGAGTCCCGTCGACGACGGTCAGCCCGTCGCCCGAGTACTGGCGCTGGTCGTCGCCGAAGAACAGCCGGAGCCGGTTGGTCTCGCTGGCGCGGAGGTAGGTGCCCCCACCCGCCCGCGCGATAGCGGTCAGCCGCCCCTCTCGAACGTTCCCGCCGACGCCGACGGTGACGACCTCGATCCCTCGTTCGGAGAGCGCCGCCGCTCTCGCCACCGCAGGCTCTCTGTTCGAGTGTCCGTCGGTGACGAGGACGACGGTCGCGTCGCCGTCGTCGACCATCGCCGCACTGCCCGCCAGGCCGACGTCGATGCTCGTCGCACCGCCGCTCTGCAGCCGGCGGATTCTGTCGCGGAGGACGTCCCGGGATCCCCCGAGCTGTCGGGGCTGTGCTATGGCGTGGGAGTTGTGGTTGAACGCGACGACGCCCACCTGGTTCTGGTCGCCCAGTTGCGAGAGGACGTCGAGCGCGAGGCCGCGCTGGACGGCCATCGACTGCTCGGAACTGCCCGAGACGTCGACGGCCAGGATGACCGTCGACTGCCGGTCCCGGTCGTCGTAATCGACCGGCGTCAGGTCGCCGATCGGCGCGTCGCCGTATCCGCCTGCCTCGAACGCCTGCGGGCCGCCGACAGTGACCAGCCCGGTGCCGTTCACGACGGCCCGCTGGAGCGCTGCCTGGTCGCCCAGTTCGTCGGCCGGCACGTCCTGGACGACGACGGCGTAGTAGCCGTCGAGGTCCGAGGGCACCGACTCGGCGCGCTCGACCGTGTATAGCTCCGAGAGGAAGGTTTCGAGCGGATAGGACCCGCGCGAGACGTAGAGGATACGCGGTGGCTCGACGACGCGGACCGTCTTCCGGGCGACGTCGTTGCGCGCGAACCGGTCGTCGCCGTCGATTCTCGCGGTCACCCGGTGGCTCCCCGTCTCGGCGAAGGTGTGTTCGAACTCGACCGACCCCGCGCCGGTGACGGTACGTTCGACGACCGTCTCGCCGTCGACGGTGACTTCGAGCGTCGTCTCGGTGCCGTTCAACTGCGTCCCGTCGACGGTGACGAGGAAACTCTCGTTCACCCCGGCGCTGACCTTGGACGGACCGGTGACGCCGACGTACCGTTCAGTCTCGGCGGCGGTCACGTCCACGCTACTGATCGTGGCGTCGACCTGCCGGCCGAGTTCGGCGGCCTCGCCGAGCGACTGCCCGCCGGTTACCTGCCCGTCCGAGGCGACGACGACCGTCGCGTTCGGGGCGAGCGAACTCGCGACGGCGTCGCCGACCCGCGACTCGGTCGCCGAGCCGACGGTCGTGGTGTCGACGTCGACGCCGCGCTGTTCGAGGGCCCTCGCGAGTTCGCCCGTCTCGTTGTCCGTGACGGCCATGCTCGCCGACCGGTCGACGACAAGCCGGACGGATGGCTCCTCGGAGACGGTCCGGCTCTGGACAGTGTAGGGGCCGGCCAGCGAGACGACGAGGACTGTGACGAGGAACACCCGCGAGCCGAAGAGCAGCCAGCGACGGCGTGAGCGAACCCACCCGGCTTCCGAAGTACGGAGGACGAGCGCGGCGACGACTGCGACGAGCAGTGGGGTGACGACCAGTGCGAGCGGTCGCACCAGCCCGACGCGGACGCCGCCGAGAGTGGTCTCGACGGCCATCAGAGGTCACCCCGCCGGCGGAGGTACGCCAGTTCGAGCAGGACGAGCAGCGTCGCCAGGGCGACGACCGCCGGCGTCAGTTCGACCGGGACCGACGCAGTACCAGTGGAGCCGCCCGACTGTCCGGCCGACCGGACCTCGTCGATTGAGGGCGCCGTCACGTTGGACTCCGCGGGGTCCGCGAGCGCGGCGGCGTAGCGCCGGTCGTCGACGTCGTACGTTCCGACGGCGTCGAGGGTCACGACCGTCGTGGTCCAGTCGCCGCGTGGCCCACTGACCGTCCGCTCGGACTGAAACTGCAACTTCGCGCCCGTCTCGCGGTTCAACTCGGCGACTGTCGGCCGGTCGGCGAGGTGGAACACCGCGCGCTTCCAGAATATCGGGTAGCGGACGCCCCGCTGGAACGACGAGTGGTCGGGGACGTAGCCGTAGTACAGCACCCTCCCCTCGCCGTGGGAAGCAGTGGCCAGGAGCGGCGAGCCGTCGGTGTAGTTCACGAGCGCCCGACCGCGCGTCAGGTTCGCCGCCAGCGCGCGCTCCGGCCGGGGGAACTCGAAGTCCCGGGTGAGGTCGTGGTCCGCCGGCGATTCGACGCCTGGCTGGGCGGTCATCCGCCGTGGCTCGACCGGTGAGACGGGACCCAGTCCGAGGTCGGCGAGGGCTGGCTGGGCGACGACGGCGACGCCGCCGCCGTCGGCTGCGATGGCTCGAACGGTCTCGACCGTGCTGTCGAGCACTTCGCCGGCGTCGACCTGACCCACGATCGCGACGTCGTAGTCGCCGTCGACGGACGCCGGGGGCTGGGCGACGGTGAGGTCGACGCTCCCGATGACGTCCAGCGCCGTCGCGAGGTTGGAGTCGGGTTCGTTCGTCACCAGCAGCACCTCGACGGTGGGGTCCGCCGGTGCCGCGACGGGCGCCGTGTCGTCGGCGGGGAACGAGTCCCCGGGAGAGAGCTCCACGGTGCCGCCGCCGGCCGGTACGCCGAAGGAGAGTTCGCGGACGTCGCCGGGTTCGAGGGTCACCGCCGTCGACTGGTCGCCGAGGCTGACCGTGCGCTCGGCTCGTTCGGTACCGGTGTTGCGGACGGTGACCGACGCGCCGCGCTCGGTGACGTCGTGGCCGACGATCCCGACGTTCGCCGCGCCACCACCGTCGAACTGCCTGAGCCGGACGTCGACGCCGCTTGCCCGGGCCGTCCGCACCGCAGACCGCCAGCCGCTCTCGTCGACGAAGTCGCTGAGAACGACGACGCGGGCGCCGTCGTCGGCCGACGTGGCCGCCGTGGCTGCCCGGGAGATGGCGCCCCGCAGGTCGCCCGACGCGTCGGTGACGGGCACCGTCCGGAGCGCGTCCCGCGCGTCGGCCGGGCCACCGGCGTCGACCAGCGTCCCCGCCGCCGGCGCAGTGGTCACGACGGTCGTCTCGCCGGCGACGGCGTCGCGCGCCGCCGCCCGAGCAGCGTCGAACCGGGTTCCCTCGCCCGTCTCGGTCGCCATGCTCGCACTGGTGTCGAGCACGACGACGGTCGATTCCCCGGCAGTCTGGCGGTCGACCGTCACGTACGGCGAGGCCAGCGAAACCGCCAGCGCCAGCACGACGAGCACCTGGAGCACGAAGAGCAGGTCCCGCGTCAGCCGCCGCAACACGGGGTGGGCGCCGCCGTCGTCGCGCTCCTCGGCGAGGAACTGGACCGTCGGCAGCGACAGCTCCCGCGGGTCGGGCCGCACGAGGTAGAGAATCACGAGCGGCACCAGCGCTACCAGACCGGCGAGTCCGATCGGATCGACGAATCCGAGCTGGAGGGGCATTGGCTGTCGGGACCTGTTAATTCCCCTTGAGATCCACCTACGAATAAAATAAGGGGATGATAAATTCCCGATTTACGCTACCGCAAGCCGGGTGGTCGTCGATTACGCGCCAGTCGTCCGGACGCCAGCGCTCAGAACTGGTAGCGCCGGTCGTCCTTCTCCTGGGCCTGCGGGAACTGGTTCGCCCCCGTCATCTCGTCGAATGTCATCCCCGAGAGGTACTCGTCGTAGGTGCAGTCGTAGCCCGACCGGAGGTGGAAGTCCATGTTTCCGGTCTCGATGGCCGTCTGGAACAGCATGTGCACCGCCCGCCGGACGAGTTCGTCCGTGCTCTCGGGTTCCAGCGCCGTCGTCAGGAGCGCCAGTTCGTTCCGCGTCTCGCGGTCGAGCGAGACGGCGAGTTCGTCGCCGAGGTCCGAGTACTGGTCCGAGACGTCGTCCGAGAGGTCGTCGAGTGTCATACCCGTGGTATTCGCGAGAGCGCGGAAACGAGTTTCGACTGGGAATGTCTGGTTACCACTCCGGTTGTTTGGTGGCGGCGGCGTCGTGGATCTGTCGTAGCCCAGCGACATTTCGTACTCCGCGGTCACTCTGGTTGTGAGTTGAACAGGTGGTTCGTCGCGATCTCGATGGAAGAAACAAGACCGCTACCACCCAGAAAGCCCTCGGCGCGCTCCGGTCCCGGGGCTCGCTGCGCTCCAGTAGGTGCTTGTTCCGGAAGACTCGCTTCGCTCGTCTTCCGACGTTCGCCTCGTTTCACTCGGCTCACCTTCGCCCGGGTTCCCGGACCCCGCCTCGCCCTTTCAGTCCGCCAGGCTCAGCACAGCACTGCAGCCCTGCCCTTCCCCTGGTCGCGCGATGAAACGCGCTCCCGGCCGACCGCCGCGCGGTTGCGGAGCGGGCAGGACGCGTGATTCGCGCCGTCCGGCGCGAATCCGGGGAGGGTTGGCGGACTCAATCGCGAGCGTGTTTTATCGCGCGAGCAAGGTTGTTCCTGGTGGAATGAAAGGGCGAGGTGCGCTGGCCGAAGCACGGACCCGCAAGCACGCGAGGGACGAGCGCGCGCAGCGTGGTCCGCGCGAGGCGAGCGCGCCGAGGGCTTTCTGATTGTTGTCGTCTCCTACTCCGTCACTAACTCGAACCCATCAGATCGCTCACTACACACACTGTACTGATCAGAGCGCACTCTTCGGACCTCGAAACGACCGGAACGAATCGCTAGACCCAAACCGTCCAAACGCCACCTTCCGTTCGATGAGCGAGCTGGCGGGGGAGGTGCCCGACGACGTCGAGGCGGTCCGGGACGCCCTGATCGAGTGGTACGAGGACGACCACCGCGAGTTCCCGTGGCGGGTGACCGAGGACCCCTACGAGATACTGGTCTCGGAGGTGATGAGCCAGCAGACCCAGCTGGGCCGCGTCGTCGAGGCCTGGAACGACTTCCTGGAGCGGTGGCCGACGGCCGCCGACCTGGCCGAAGCGGACCGGGCCGACGTCGTCGGCTTCTGGACAAGCCACTCGCTGGGGTACAACAACCGGGCGAAGTACCTCCACGAGGCGGCGCGACAGGTGACGGAGGAGTACGACGGCGAGTTCCCCGATACCCCCGACGAACTCCAGGAGCTGATGGGCGTGGGTCCGTACACCGCCAACGCCGTCGCGTCGTTCGCGTTCAACAACGGCGATGCCGTGGTCGACACCAACGTCAAACGGGTGCTGTACCGCGCATTCGACGTCCCGGACGACGACGCGGCCTTCGAGCAGGTGGCCCAGGCGCTCATGCCCGCGGGCGAGTCGCGCGTCTGGAACAACGCCGTCATGGAACTCGGCGGCGTGGCCTGCGAGAAGACGCCGGCCTGCGACGGGGCGCAGTGTCCCTGGCGCGAGTGGTGTCACGCCTACGAGACGGGCGATTTCACCGCGCCGGACGTCCCCACCCAGCCGAGTTTCGAGGGGAGCCGCCGGCAGATGCGCGGCAAGGTCGTCTCGGTACTCAAGGAGTACGACAAGCAGGCCCTCGACGACCTGGGGCCGCGGATACGCGTCGACTACGCTCCCGACGGTGAGTACGGCCGCGAGTGGCTTCGGGGGCTACTCTCGGACCTGTCGGACGACGGTCTCGTCGACGTCGAGGAGCGCGACAGCGAAGGCGACGGCGAGGGCGAGGTCGTCGCCCGCCTCCGGCGCTGACCGCCGCCGACCTTCGCCTCCCTGCCGGTCGCGCCGGGTGCGGCGAACGACGGATTCCGGAAGTGAACACGCCTTTCACTGGTCCCGACAACACGAGGCCGTGAACGGTCTTCTCGTCTCTCTCGGGCTGGCGGTCGTCGGCACCGCCGTGATCTGGAAGGGGAGCGTGCTCCTCGAACGCGCCGCCGAGCGGCTCAGCAAGCACTACGGACTCCCGGTGGCCGTCCACGGCGCCATCGTCGTCGCGGTGGGGTCGAGCTTCCCCGAACTCAGTTCCGTCGTCATCAGCACGGTGGTCCACGAGGAGTTCTCGCTCGGCGTCGGCGCCATCGTCGGGAGCGCCATCTTCAACCTGCTGGTCATCCCGGCGCTGTCGGCGCTGGTCAGCGACCGCTTGCGGGCAACCCGGGACATCGTCCACAAGGACGCCCAGTTCTACATCATCAGCGTGCTCGTCCTGTTCATCGTCTTCGCGCTCGGGGCGACGTACGTCCCCGGCGGGACGAACGAGGCGGCGATACTGACCCCGCCGCTCGCCATCCTCCCGCTGGCGACCTACGGCATCTACGTCTTCCTCCACCAGCAGGACGCCAGCGAACACGTGGCCGACGAGTCCGTCGACGTCCGGCCGGGTCGCGAGTGGGCGGCGCTCGTCGTCGCTCTGGTGCTCATCGCCGGCGGCGTCGAGGGCATCGTCCGCGCTGCGCTCTCCCTCGGCGAGATATTCGACACGCCGAGTTTCTTGTGGGGGCTGACCGTCATCGCCGCCGCGACGAGTCTCCCGGACGCCATCGTCAGCGTCCGCGCCGCGCGCAACGACGAGGACGTCACCAGCATCACGAACGTACTCGGGAGCAACACGTTCAACCTCCTCGTCGCCATCCCCGTCGGCGTCCTCCTGGCCGGGTCGGCGACCATCAACTTCCTCGCCGCCATCCCGACGATGGGCTTTCTCGCGTTCGCGACGCTCGTCTTCATCGTCTTCACCAGGACGGACCTGGAACTGACCAACCTCGAGGCCTACGGCTTCCTGGGACTGTACGCGCTGTTTCTCGTCTGGATGACCCTGGAGTCGCTCGGCCTCATCGAGACCGTCCAGGGTATCTAGCTGGCACGGACCGTGAACCTGCTGCCGTCGCTCGAACGCCGTCCGACGGACGACAGTGGACTCACTGCGGCGACGACCCGGGGAGGAACACCGAGAGGAAGATGAGGACCATCCCGACGCCCACGACGCCGCTCTGGACCGTCCCGGAGAGCGGGCGCGACAGCTGAAAAGCGTCGTAGCAGACGCCGCCGAGGACGGACCCGACGCTGAGGAAGGTGAACCCACCGGCGGTGAGCAACATCCGCTGGCTCCGTTCGCGCCGCGCCGCGCGAAACCCCTGGAACGCGACGACCAGCCCGAGGAGGACGATGACTGCTTTCACCGCCAGCAGCCCGGGATACACTCACTCCCACCCCGGTTGCATCGCGTCCCAGATCGTCCGCAACCGGTTGGGCGCGTCGTCGCGCCTGTCCACGGCTACCTGCAACGTCCCGTCGTCGAGGCTCACAGCGAGACACTCCAGGTTGGACTCGAACTTCTTGAAGTGGTTCCCGTCGGCCTGGAACTCCGTCCGCTCCCTGAGCAGGCCCAGTTCCAGCAGGTCCTCGATGCGTCGGTAGATCGTCGCGAGCGACGCGTCGCAGTAGTCGTCGAGCCCCTGGGCAGACGTGGCTCGCTGGTCCGTCACGGTGAGAATCCGCTTGACGACGTCGTCGCTGAGCAGTTCGAGTATCTGGTCGTTTCGCGGGTCGGTTTCTACCACGGCGTGACGGAACGAACCCTCCTGAGCCCTTACTTAGGCGGTGAATAGTCAGGTAGGTTCCGTCGATGGATCAGTGATTCCAGCGCGTTCGCAGCCGCTGCGAACGTGCTACAACGTTTATTCCGGTCACCGACGTCGTATCAGAATAGATGGCTTCATCGATGACACCACATATCTCTCGCCAGTTCGCTCGTGACTCGAACCGCTCGAAACGACCGCACCCCCGGCAGGACGCCGGCGACGGCAACTAACTTCCGATGTCTACGCACGTGCTCACGTTCAAGCCCGCCATCGGTCTCTACGGGCAACACGACCCCAGCGCCGCGCTCTTCGAGGACGGGCAGTTCGTCTACGGCGTCGAGGAGGAGCGGCTCACGCGCGACAAACACGCCGTGAACACGTTTCCCGAGGAAGCGATCCAGGCCTGCCTGGACGTCCGCGACCTCGCGCTCTCGGACGTCGAGAAGGTGATACTGCCCTACGATCCGCGGCTGCAGTCGAAGGTGCTCTCTCACTACCTGCGGGACGCGGTGAGAGTACGCGACCCGGTCCGCAAACTCGCGGCGGTCGAGAACACGGTGAAGACGCAGCTCCAGGCCCAGCTGTTCCCGACGCGCCAGATCGAGTCCAGACTCGCGGCACTGGGCGACGCCGTCCCGCCGATAGAGACGCGCTCGCACCACCTGTGTCACGCCGCGAGCACGTTCCACCCCTCCGGCTTCGAGGACGCCGTCGTCCTCACCGTCGACGCGAAGGGCGAGTACGACGCGACGGTCGTCTGGCGCGGCCACCAGAACGGGCTCGAACGCGTCCGCACCTACGAACATCCCAACAGCCTCGGACTCTTCTTCGCCGTCGTCACCGAGTTCCTCGGCTACCGGATGTTCAACGGCGAGGGGAAGGTGATGGGGCTCGCCCCCTACGGGGACGAGAACCCGGAGATCGAGCGAACGCTCAGGTCCCTCGTCGACACCGGCGTCGACTACGACGTGACCGACCTCACGCAACGGTGGGGGACCGGCTACGGCGTGGAGCGGCTCGAGGACGCCTTCGGCCGCGACCGGAAGGAGAGCCCGAGCGCGTTCACCCAGTGGGAGAAGGACCTGGCCTACACGGCCCAGAAACTCCTCGAAGAGACGGTCGTCCGCATCGCGGAGACGTACACCTGGATGGAGGAGACGAACAAGCTCGCCGTCGCCGGCGGCGTCGCGCTCAACTGCAAGCTGAACAAGCGGCTGGGGGAGTCCGACGCCGTCGACGACCTGTTCGTCCAGCCGGTCGCCCACGACGCCGGCCTCGCCCTGGGTGCCGGGATGCTCGAACGGCCGCCCGGCGACGTGCCGGAGATGGAGACGGTGTACTACGGGCCCGAGTACGACGGCAGCGAGATCCGGTCGTTGCTCGCCACCAACAAGATTCCCTACGCAGAACCCACCGACGTCGCGGAGTACGTCGCCGAGCGACTCGCAGAGGGCGCCCTGGTCGGGTGGTTCCAGGGCCGCCTCGAACTCGGCCCGCGCGCGCTCGGCAACCGGAGCATCCTGGCGGACCCCCGGACGGCGGAGTCACGTGACCGGGTGAACCGGTTCGTCAAGCACCGCGAGGAGTGGCGACCGTTCGCGCCGTCGCTACTCGAGGAAGCGGCCGACGAGTACCTGGCCGATGGCGAAGTCGCGCCGTTCATGATAACTGCGGCCGACGTCGAGCCGTCCAGGCGCGAGGAGATTCCCGCAGTCCTCCACCCGGCGGACGGGTCGACGCGACCACAGACGGTCTCGGAGCGACAGAATCCCAGATATCACGATCTGATATCCGAGTTCGAGTCGATTACGGGCGTCCCGGTCCTCCTGAACACGTCGTTCAACGACCACGCAGAACCGATCGTCACGACTCCCACCGAGGCGCTGAAGGATTTCTTCGGGATGGGGCTGGACGTCCTCGTCCTCGAAGACGTCGTGGTCGAGAAGGCCGAAGCGACCGAACGAGTGGGTGAGGACGCGGCCGATCGGCTCGCAGTCGACGGCGCCTGAGGACGCCACCGGACGAACGATCGGTTCCGGTCAGGACGGTGGAAAACCGCGACCGAATTGCTGCGAGTTCCTCTCTCTCAGACCGGACGTGGCCCGAAGAACCATATGGAAAGACCGGCCTTGGTATCAGCAGTGAATTCGACCGTCGCCGAAACGATGTTCATCATCGCCATGCTCCTCTCGAGCACGTTTATGCTCTCGTTAGCGGCGTGGATACGGTCGTACGCCGAGAACTTCGCCGCGAAACTGATCGTTTACTGGGCAGCAATCTACCCCGTTCTCGGGATCCTGGCCATCGCACACGTCGTGGCCCCGGACCTGCAGTTCGCCCGGACCCTCTACGCCGTGAGCAACGCTATCAGTTCGCTCGTCCCGCTCCTGGTCTTCCTCTTCACGCTCGCCTACACTGGTCGTGCCCGGTGGCTGTCGCGACGCGTGCTCGGTGTCTTCGCCGCCTGGTACCTCCTGCTGGCCGGACTGGCCGTTACCGATCCAGTCCTCGGGCTCGCGTACGGCGAGTTCGTCGTCGTGGACGGCCCCATCACGTACGTCTACGGGATGCCGACCGGCCTCTACAGCGTCCTCTCGCTCCCAGTCTGGCTGTTCATGGTGGCCCCGCCGGCGCTGCTGGGCGCAAGGGCGCTGTCCGACACCGGCGTCACGCGCGCACAGACGGCGTCGCTGTTCGCGGCGTTCACCGTCCCGTTCGTCGTCATGTTCCTCTGGCTGGGCCAGTTAGTTCCGGTCCCGGCCAACGGGGCCTTCCTCTTCGGCTCGGTCCTGTCCGGCCTCTTCGTCGGGCGCGCGGTGGACCGGTACAACCTCTTCGACCTGGTGCCACTCGCTCGCGAGATGGTGTTCGACGAACTGAACGACGCCGTCGTCGTCGTCGACCGGGACCACCGGCTGCTCGACTACAACTACGTCGCCATCGATACCTTCCCCGGACTGGAGGGTGAGATCGGAACGAACGTCACGGAGCTCGTTCCCGCACTCGCCGGCGACGACGACGGCGACAGCGAGGGGCCGTTTCCGTCATCGTTCACGTCCTACAGGGACGGCGAACCGCGCATCTACGACGTGACGGTGTCCCACCTCCCCAGCGAGGAGAACTGTCACGGCTACGGGCTCATCATCCACGACGTCACCGAGAGGCGACGGCGGATCCGCGACCTCGAACAGCAGACAACGCAGCTCGAACGGTTCGCGAGCACGCTCTCCCACGACCTCCGGAACCCGCTGAACGTCGCACAGGGGAACATCCAACTGGCGATGGACACGGGCGCGACCGAGCGGCTCGAACGGGCAGACGACGCCATCGAGCGTAT
This region includes:
- a CDS encoding DUF7408 domain-containing protein, which codes for MPLQLGFVDPIGLAGLVALVPLVILYLVRPDPRELSLPTVQFLAEERDDGGAHPVLRRLTRDLLFVLQVLVVLALAVSLASPYVTVDRQTAGESTVVVLDTSASMATETGEGTRFDAARAAARDAVAGETTVVTTAPAAGTLVDAGGPADARDALRTVPVTDASGDLRGAISRAATAATSADDGARVVVLSDFVDESGWRSAVRTARASGVDVRLRQFDGGGAANVGIVGHDVTERGASVTVRNTGTERAERTVSLGDQSTAVTLEPGDVRELSFGVPAGGGTVELSPGDSFPADDTAPVAAPADPTVEVLLVTNEPDSNLATALDVIGSVDLTVAQPPASVDGDYDVAIVGQVDAGEVLDSTVETVRAIAADGGGVAVVAQPALADLGLGPVSPVEPRRMTAQPGVESPADHDLTRDFEFPRPERALAANLTRGRALVNYTDGSPLLATASHGEGRVLYYGYVPDHSSFQRGVRYPIFWKRAVFHLADRPTVAELNRETGAKLQFQSERTVSGPRGDWTTTVVTLDAVGTYDVDDRRYAAALADPAESNVTAPSIDEVRSAGQSGGSTGTASVPVELTPAVVALATLLVLLELAYLRRRGDL
- a CDS encoding HhH-GPD family protein, giving the protein MSELAGEVPDDVEAVRDALIEWYEDDHREFPWRVTEDPYEILVSEVMSQQTQLGRVVEAWNDFLERWPTAADLAEADRADVVGFWTSHSLGYNNRAKYLHEAARQVTEEYDGEFPDTPDELQELMGVGPYTANAVASFAFNNGDAVVDTNVKRVLYRAFDVPDDDAAFEQVAQALMPAGESRVWNNAVMELGGVACEKTPACDGAQCPWREWCHAYETGDFTAPDVPTQPSFEGSRRQMRGKVVSVLKEYDKQALDDLGPRIRVDYAPDGEYGREWLRGLLSDLSDDGLVDVEERDSEGDGEGEVVARLRR
- a CDS encoding DUF7502 family protein codes for the protein MTDPETLDAAVDEVRREGYKAAAVFATADAVLALLVVNVGLTVVAVDVPSISALPVGTEALISAVVGLAVGVASGVVRARRYGVERFEAANPELGAALRSARDAAHSAHDDTMARRLYADALDRLKDASSGRLLDERRLALRMAVVFVLAVGSIHVTVAGVALDPLADSPTVGGSDGSDSDQGPDDPQPDSSESLDSDPISNTDGSDVLGDPGEVARGDEALTANLSDRSGSGAGDERARYENAGHPSAGDISPERAGYDDPGSVEDPELVREYTLRMNEANDDD
- a CDS encoding VWA domain-containing protein → MAVETTLGGVRVGLVRPLALVVTPLLVAVVAALVLRTSEAGWVRSRRRWLLFGSRVFLVTVLVVSLAGPYTVQSRTVSEEPSVRLVVDRSASMAVTDNETGELARALEQRGVDVDTTTVGSATESRVGDAVASSLAPNATVVVASDGQVTGGQSLGEAAELGRQVDATISSVDVTAAETERYVGVTGPSKVSAGVNESFLVTVDGTQLNGTETTLEVTVDGETVVERTVTGAGSVEFEHTFAETGSHRVTARIDGDDRFARNDVARKTVRVVEPPRILYVSRGSYPLETFLSELYTVERAESVPSDLDGYYAVVVQDVPADELGDQAALQRAVVNGTGLVTVGGPQAFEAGGYGDAPIGDLTPVDYDDRDRQSTVILAVDVSGSSEQSMAVQRGLALDVLSQLGDQNQVGVVAFNHNSHAIAQPRQLGGSRDVLRDRIRRLQSGGATSIDVGLAGSAAMVDDGDATVVLVTDGHSNREPAVARAAALSERGIEVVTVGVGGNVREGRLTAIARAGGGTYLRASETNRLRLFFGDDQRQYSGDGLTVVDGTHFVTEGVRFTAAPGSANDVSVRDRASYLVASGEGTPAMSAWRYGLGRSVAITAHDGSGRLGGLLTSPDSLAVTRSVNWAVGDPERLATDVTDVSDTRVGERTTITYRGSERPGTDDPSFVRTGPREYRATVTHDDAGYQTVREATYAVDYPREHAGFGKSPALTAAVQTTGGRTFDADDAAAVAEYARQRSVRERAVEREWGWLFLAAALALFVLEVGARRVQTIRHRRQDS
- a CDS encoding AAA family ATPase is translated as MTENQFDDEAVQRLQDALDAVRDEVRKRIVGQEAVVDQLLACMLCDGNALLESTPGLGKTLLVQTLADATSLSFSRVQNTPDLMPSDVTGTDIVRDTAEGQEFVFDPGPIFANVVLADEINRATPKTQAALLEAMQEQQVTVTGDTYDLPEPFFVLATQNPIEQEGTYPLPEAQRDRFTMKILLDYPDDEAETEIVDRYTRRLDDDIPVEPVLTPESFRDAQRLVRQLPIADDVRDRAVGVVRETRQADRLNYGASPRASMDLVLASKARAFLAGRSHVAPDDVEAMARPVLRHRVVVDFRAEREGVRPDDVVGDLL